The Celeribacter marinus genome window below encodes:
- a CDS encoding ABC transporter permease, with product MPLIAVVWIALHPTDNIWPHLLSTTLPRYVRTTAVLTLGVALLAACVGTGAAWLVTMYRFPLSRVMEWLLLLPLAIPAYVGAYALVDFFEYAGPLQTAMRSVFGWQTSRDYYFPEIRSLGSAIIVLAAALTPYVFLMARSAFREQSGSIYETARALGAGPFARFWRVGLPMTRPAIAAGTAIVMMETVSDYGTVSYFAVQTLTTGIFSTWLEGGNAGGAAQIASVVLLVVFLLVALEKTSRGKARFHAGARHPRPITPIRLTGARGMLALAACAVPFVVGFVLPVAVIGVHAMGEPEQWAAPGLLQALKNTLTVAGLAAGITVSAALFMVYGVRLTGRKLPKLLLPFTTLGYAAPGAVLGIGILIPMAGLDHLIADTWERLTGKDIGLLLTGSSFAIILAYVVRFFAIAQGAADAAMGRVAPSLPMAARSLGQSLSGTLRRVYVPLIRGSVGTALLLVFVDCVKELPATLLLRPFNYNTLATRVHEKASLEQLEQASPAALLVVAVGLVAVILMARSESASDLS from the coding sequence ATGCCGTTGATTGCTGTTGTCTGGATTGCACTGCATCCCACAGATAATATTTGGCCGCATTTGTTGTCGACGACGCTGCCGCGCTACGTGCGCACAACGGCGGTTCTGACGCTTGGTGTCGCCCTTTTGGCGGCCTGTGTCGGGACAGGCGCGGCGTGGCTTGTGACCATGTACCGCTTCCCTTTGAGCCGTGTGATGGAGTGGCTTTTGCTCCTGCCTTTGGCCATTCCGGCCTATGTTGGTGCCTATGCTTTGGTCGATTTCTTTGAGTATGCGGGGCCGCTGCAAACGGCCATGCGCAGCGTGTTCGGCTGGCAGACCTCGCGCGACTACTATTTTCCTGAAATCCGTTCCCTTGGCTCGGCCATCATCGTGTTGGCCGCCGCGTTGACGCCCTATGTCTTTTTGATGGCGCGTTCGGCGTTTCGCGAGCAATCCGGCTCGATTTATGAAACGGCTCGCGCGCTTGGGGCGGGACCATTTGCGCGGTTCTGGCGCGTGGGATTGCCGATGACGCGCCCCGCTATCGCCGCAGGCACGGCGATTGTGATGATGGAAACCGTCTCTGACTACGGCACCGTGTCCTACTTTGCCGTGCAGACCCTAACCACGGGGATCTTTTCGACATGGCTCGAGGGCGGAAATGCAGGCGGGGCGGCGCAAATTGCCTCAGTCGTTTTGCTCGTCGTCTTTCTCTTGGTCGCACTCGAAAAAACATCACGCGGCAAGGCGCGGTTTCACGCGGGTGCGCGCCATCCGCGCCCGATCACGCCGATCCGCCTGACAGGCGCGCGCGGTATGCTGGCCTTGGCCGCATGTGCCGTGCCGTTCGTCGTCGGGTTCGTGCTTCCCGTTGCTGTGATCGGTGTGCATGCGATGGGCGAGCCTGAACAATGGGCCGCCCCCGGATTGCTCCAAGCCCTTAAAAATACCCTCACCGTAGCGGGTCTGGCCGCCGGAATTACCGTGAGTGCGGCGTTGTTCATGGTCTACGGTGTGCGCCTGACGGGGCGAAAATTGCCCAAACTTCTTTTGCCCTTCACCACACTCGGGTACGCCGCTCCGGGCGCTGTATTAGGTATCGGGATTTTGATTCCCATGGCGGGGCTTGATCACCTGATCGCGGATACGTGGGAGCGTCTGACCGGCAAGGATATCGGCCTTTTGCTCACGGGATCGTCCTTTGCCATCATCCTCGCCTATGTTGTGCGGTTCTTTGCGATTGCCCAAGGGGCCGCAGATGCCGCGATGGGGCGTGTGGCCCCCTCGCTTCCCATGGCGGCGCGCTCTCTCGGTCAATCTTTGTCGGGCACATTGCGCCGTGTCTACGTGCCGCTCATTCGTGGCTCTGTCGGTACAGCTCTCTTGTTGGTCTTTGTGGATTGCGTCAAAGAACTGCCTGCGACATTGCTGTTGCGCCCGTTCAACTACAACACCCTCGCCACGCGCGTGCATGAAAAAGCATCGCTCGAACAACTCGAACAAGCCTCACCCGCAGCCCTTTTGGTGGTCGCTGTCGGGCTTGTCGCGGTGATCCTCATGGCCCGCTCCGAGAGCGCCTCCGATTTGAGCTAG
- a CDS encoding DUF2312 domain-containing protein yields MMDDTTSGADATYRVTADELRSFVERYERLEMEKKDIADQQKEVMAEAKGRGYDTKALRTLIALRKKSSDEIAEEEAVLEMYKEALGMS; encoded by the coding sequence ATGATGGACGATACCACTTCAGGCGCGGACGCGACCTACCGTGTGACTGCCGATGAACTGCGTTCTTTCGTCGAGCGCTATGAGCGTCTCGAAATGGAGAAAAAGGACATCGCGGACCAACAAAAGGAAGTGATGGCCGAGGCAAAAGGTCGTGGTTACGACACCAAGGCCCTACGCACTCTTATTGCCCTACGCAAAAAGTCGTCTGATGAGATCGCCGAAGAAGAGGCTGTTTTGGAGATGTACAAAGAAGCTTTGGGCATGAGCTAA